A genomic segment from Glycine soja cultivar W05 chromosome 20, ASM419377v2, whole genome shotgun sequence encodes:
- the LOC114403248 gene encoding protein SMG7-like — MIVEMDKMSAPSSRERAQRLYDKNLELESKRRRSAKARVPSDPNAWQQIRENYEAIILEDHAFSEQHNIEYALWQLHYKRIEEFRAYFSAALSSTNANSSQGGKGPARPDRITKIRLQFKTFLSEATGFYHDLITKIRAKYGLPLGYFEDSEKDGKKSAEMKKGLVACHRCLIYLGDLARYKGMYGEGDSINREFTAASSYYLQAASLWPSSGNPHHQLALLASYSGDELVAIYRYFRSLAVDSPFTTARENLIVAFEKNRQSFSQLSGDVKALAVKESSVRSTGKGRGKGEAKLATRGTGVDASPRTGASSIQETYKYFCTRFVRLNGILFTRTSIETFAEVLAVVSTGLRELLSSGQDEELNFGTDTPENALVIVRIVCILVFTVYNVNKESEGQTYSEIVQRAVLLQNAFTAAFELMGYLIERCAQLRDPSSSYLLPGILVFVEWLAFYPDLAAGNDVDENQANLRSEFWNRCVSFLNKLLSVGPMSIDDDEEETCFNNMSRYEEGETENRHALWEDSELRGFIPLLPAQTILDFSRKHSIVSDGDKERKARIKRILAAGKALANVVKVDKQMIYFDSKVKKFVIGVEPQTADDFGFSTYSGMSNAKELVQENPAQKSKMEIVQSNQHQHTEGDDDDEVIVFKPVVAETRADVIASSWAPHVGLEPFPKASGGDLIFHVNSTSNPLSNLSHQTLSVPGGGMVPQHLQPVQPHTSRWLEEEISLANNLKGLGLFENGHVMKPGLQEAVGFSNHVSLPFPIQQSIGADTNGMFYGFSKALESAVPSKVDTIASSGVVTDNLAVKTSALPVGSRKAPVSRPTRHLGPPPGFSHVPPKQGIESTVSDSISGNPIMDDYSWLDGYHLHSSTKGLGSNGPLNYSQSNSQQVSNNGLSPTASFPFPGKQVPPVPLQVEKQNGWQDYQTYDLLKSHHGQQLQPQQLTTGNQQFSPLPEQFQGQSMWTGRYFV; from the exons ATGATAGTAGAAATGGATAAAATGTCTGCTCCTTCATCAAGGGAGCGTGCACAACGCCTCTATGATAAG AACCTTGAATTGGAGAGTAAGCGTCGGAGGTCGGCTAAGGCGCGTGTCCCATCAGATCCTAATGCTTGGCAACAGATACGTGAGAATTATGAAGCAATAATTCTTGAGGATCATGCTTTCTCTGAGCAGCACAATATTGAATATGCTCTTTGGCAGTTGCATTATAAGCGGATTGAGGAGTTTAGGGCATACTTCAGTGCTGCTCTTTCTTCTACAAATGCAAACTCATCTCAGGGAGGGAAAGGTCCCGCGCGACCTGATCGGATTACTAAAATAAGGCTACAATTTAAGACTTTCCTTTCAGAAGCAACTGGATTTTACCATGATCTTATTACGAAAATCAGAGCTAAGTATGGTCTTCCTCTTGGTTACTTTGAGGATTCAGAGAAAGATGGAAAGAAATCTGCTGAGATGAAGAAAGGTTTAGTAGCTTGTCATCGTTGTCTGATATACTTGGGTGATCTTGCTCGTTATAAAGGAATGTATGGTGAAGGCGACTCAATTAACCGGGAGTTCACCGCAGCTTCTAGTTATTACTTGCAAGCTGCATCACTTTGGCCTTCTAGTGGGAACCCCCATCATCAG CTTGCTTTGTTGGCTTCATATTCTGGGGATGAGCTGGTGGCTATTTATCGATATTTTCGTAGTCTGGCAGTAGATAGTCCATTTACAACTGCCAGAGAAAACTTGATAGTTGCATTTGAGAAG AATCGTCAAAGTTTTTCTCAGCTTTCTGGTGATGTTAAAGCTCTTGCAGTCAAGGAATCTTCTGTGCGATCAACTGGCAAAGGAAGAGGAAAAGGGGAAGCAAAACTTGCAACAAGGGGTACTGGTGTTGATGCCAGTCCTAGAACAGGAGCATCCAGTATACAGGAAACATATAAATACTTCTGCACGCGCTTTGTCCGTCTAAATGGAATCTTGTTTACACGCACAAG CATTGAGACTTTTGCTGAAGTTCTTGCTGTTGTAAGCACTGGCCTGCGTGAGCTTCTGTCTTCCGGTCAAGATGAAGAGCTGAATTTTGGGACAGACACTCCTGAGAATGCACTTGTCATCGTCAGAATTGTCTGCATTCTAGTATTCACAGTTTATAATGTGAACAAGGAATCTGAAGGTCAAACTTATTCAGAAATTGTACAGCGTGCTGTTCTGCTTCAGAATGCATTTACAGCAGCTTTTGAATTGATGGGTTACCTAATAGAGAGATGTGCACAGCTGCGTGATCCTTCTTCTAGTTATCTTTTGCCAGGCATTTTGGTTTTTGTTGAGTGGTTGGCTTTTTATCCAGATCTTGCTGCAGGCAATGATGTGGATGAAAATCAGGCAAATTTGAGATCAGAATTTTGGAATCGTTGTGTATCCTTCTTGAATAAGCTGCTTTCAGTTGGGCCTATGTCTATTGATGATGACGAAGAGGAGACTTGCTTTAATAACATGAGCAGGTATGAGGAAGGGGAAACtgaaaaccgacatgctttgtGGGAGGACTCCGAGTTAAGGGGATTTATTCCACTTCTTCCTGCACAAACCATCCTGGATTTTTCAAGGAAGCATTCCATTGTAAGTGATGGTGATAAGGAAAGAAAAGCTCGGATCAAAAGGATTTTAGCTGCTGGGAAGGCTTTAGCAAATGTTGTTAAGGTTGATAAACAAATGATCTATTTTGATTCAAAGGTGAAGAAATTTGTAATTGGTGTTGAGCCTCAAACTGCAGATGATTTTGGTTTTTCCACCTATTCAGGCATGTCGAATGCAAAAGAGTTAGTGCAAGAAAATCCTGCACAGAAATCGAAGATGGAAATTGTTCAGTCAAACCAACACCAGCATACGGAAGGAGATGATGACGATGAGGTTATTGTTTTCAAACCTGTAGTGGCTGAGACACGAGCTGATGTGATTGCCTCATCATGGGCACCCCATGTGGGTTTGGAACCTTTTCCAAAAGCATCTGGAGGGGATTTAATATTTCATGTTAATTCTACTTCTAATCCTCTAAGTAACCTAAGTCATCAAACTTTATCTGTTCCTGGTGGTGGTATGGTGCCTCAACACCTGCAACCAGTTCAGCCACATACATCAAGGTGGTTAGAGGAGGAAATTTCTCTTGCTAACAATTTAAAAGGTCTTGGGTTATTTGAGAATGGACATGTGATGAAACCTGGTCTACAAGAAGCGGTTGGCTTCTCCAACCATGTTTCACTTCCTTTTCCTATCCAACAATCTATAGGTGCTGATACTAATGGCATGTTTTATGGTTTCTCAAAAGCTTTGGAGTCTGCAGTACCATCCAAAGTTGATACCATTGCATCTTCTGGAGTAGTTACTGATAATTTAGCTGTAAAAACGTCAGCTTTGCCAGTTGGTTCAAGAAAAGCCCCAGTCAGTCGACCTACTAGGCACCTTGGACCTCCTCCTGGTTTCAGTCATGTTCCTCCCAAACAAGGTATTGAATCCACCGTTTCAGATTCAATTAGTGGGAACCCAATTATGGATGATTATAGTTGGTTGGATGgatatcatttgcattcatcaACAAAAGGATTAGGCTCCAATGGTCCTCTTAACTACTCTCAGTCAAATTCTCAGCAAGTCAGTAACAACGGCTTGAGTCCTACTGCCAGCTTTCCCTTTCCTGGAAAACAAGTTCCTCCTGTGCCTCTTCAAGTGGAGAAACAGAATGGTTGGCAAGATTATCAAACTTATGATCTTTTAAAATCACATCATGGTCAGCAGCTTCAGCCACAACAGCTCACAACTGGAAATCAGCAGTTTTCTCCTCTGCCCGAGCAATTTCAAGGACAGTCAATGTGGACAGGTCGTTACTTTGTGTGA
- the LOC114403179 gene encoding non-specific phospholipase C2 — protein sequence MATQRSHHSPILFSSLILTLFVLHFPRCHHAIPNNPIKTVVVLVMENRSFDHMLGWMKRLNPAIDGVTGSESNPLSVSDPDSKLFFFKDRAHFVDPDPGHSFQAIREQIFGSNDSSLDPPPMNGFVQQAYSMDNTSHMSENVMNGFDPDLVAVYKTLVSEFAVFDRWFASVPASTQPNRLFVHSATSGGATSNVAAKLTAGYPQQTIFDSLHDAGHDFGIYYQNIPATLFYRNLRKLKYVLKFHIYDVSFKQHAKEGKLPSYTVVEQRYMDTKLLPANDDHPSHDVYEGQVFVKEVYETLRASPQWNETLFLITYDEHGGFYDHVPTPARGVPSPDGIVGPEPFNFTFNRLGVRVPTIAISPWIEKGTVVHGPNGSPSPTSEYEHSSIPATVKKLFNLPSFLTNRDAWAGTFEGIVQTRTEPRTDCPEKLPTPEKIRKGEPNEDAKLSEFQQELIQLAAVIKGDNILTSFPGTIGKDMTVKQGKYYMDDAVRRFFEAGRYARKMGVNEEHIVQMKPSLTTRSSKSPNTNP from the exons atGGCCACCCAAAGAAGCCATCATTCCCCTATCTTATTTTCGTCCCTCATCTTAACCCTTTTCGTTCTCCACTTCCCAAGATGCCACCACGCCATTCCCAACAACCCCATCAAAACCGTCGTCGTTTTGGTAATGGAAAATCGCTCCTTCGACCACATGCTGGGCTGGATGAAGAGACTAAACCCGGCCATCGATGGCGTGACCGGGTCGGAGTCCAATCCGCTGTCCGTGTCCGACCCAGACTCGAAGCTGTTCTTTTTCAAGGACCGGGCCCATTTCGTGGACCCGGACCCTGGTCACTCGTTCCAGGCCATCCGGGAACAGATTTTCGGATCGAACGATTCCTCGCTCGACCCGCCTCCCATGAATGGGTTCGTCCAGCAGGCCTATTCTATGGACAATACCTCCCACATGTCCGAGAATGTGATGAACGGGTTCGACCCTGACTTGGTGGCTGTGTACAAGACACTCGTTTCTGAGTTTGCCGTGTTTGATAG GTGGTTTGCCTCCGTGCCGGCCTCCACCCAGCCCAATCGCCTATTCGTGCACTCTGCCACCTCCGGTGGCGCCACGAGCAACGTGGCGGCCAAGCTCACGGCGGGCTACCCGCAACAAACCATCTTCGACAGCCTCCACGACGCCGGCCACGACTTCGGCATCTACTACCAGAACATCCCGGCCACCCTCTTCTACCGCAACCTCAGAAAACTAAAGTACGTGCTCAAGTTCCACATCTACGACGTGTCGTTCAAGCAACACGCCAAAGAAGGGAAGCTCCCAAGCTACACTGTGGTGGAGCAGCGGTACATGGACACTAAGCTGCTCCCCGCGAACGACGACCACCCATCGCATGATGTTTACGAGGGGCAGGTGTTCGTGAAGGAGGTGTACGAGACGCTGAGGGCGAGCCCGCAGTGGAACGAAACCCTGTTTTTGATCACGTACGATGAGCATGGAGGGTTTTATGACCACGTGCCCACGCCCGCGCGTGGGGTTCCGAGCCCTGATGGGATTGTGGGCCCCGAGCCTTTTAACTTCACGTTTAATAGGTTGGGAGTGAGGGTTCCCACTATTGCTATCTCTCCTTGGATTGAAAAGGGTACAG TTGTTCATGGGCCAAATGGGTCACCATCTCCTACATCAGAATATGAACACTCATCCATTCCAGCTACAGTGAAAAAGCTCTTCAATTTGCCTTCATTTCTGACCAATAGAGATGCTTGGGCAGGAACCTTCGAGGGCATTGTTCAGACCAGGACAGAACCCAGGACTGATTGCCCGG AGAAACTTCCAACTCCTGAAAAGATTAGGAAGGGAGAGCCTAATGAAGATGCCAAGCTCAGTGAATTTCAGCAGGAGTTGATCCAACTCGCAGCGGTGATTAAAGGAGATAATATCCTCACTAGTTTCCCAGGTACAATAGGGAAGGACATGACTGTTAAGCAAGGGAAATATTACATGGATGATGCAGTTAGAAGGTTCTTTGAAGCAGGTCGTTATGCAAGGAAAATGGGAGTGAATGAAGAACATATAGTTCAGATGAAGCCTTCTTTGACTACGAGATCATCCAAATCTCCAAACACAAAcccttag